One window from the genome of Pedobacter schmidteae encodes:
- the rsmG gene encoding 16S rRNA (guanine(527)-N(7))-methyltransferase RsmG has protein sequence MKSTLIQKYFKDLTAQQIQQFDQLYDLYNFWNAQINVVSRKDIDELYERHILHSLGIAKFCTFKPGEKVLDVGTGGGFPGIPLAILFPETEFHLVDSIGKKIKVVAEVAHALGLKNVDASHLRAEQVIDKYDFVVSRAVTRLIDFYPWVRGKFNKESKNAIQNGILYLKGGDLAEEIEESNLKAELHPLSAYFEEEFFETKYVVYIPQ, from the coding sequence ATGAAATCAACACTCATACAGAAATATTTTAAAGACCTTACCGCGCAGCAGATCCAGCAGTTTGATCAGCTATATGATTTATACAACTTTTGGAATGCTCAAATCAATGTGGTTTCGAGAAAAGATATTGATGAGTTGTATGAACGCCACATTTTGCACTCCCTGGGTATTGCTAAATTTTGTACTTTCAAACCAGGCGAGAAGGTACTGGATGTGGGTACGGGAGGTGGTTTTCCTGGAATTCCGCTGGCTATTTTGTTTCCCGAAACGGAGTTTCATCTGGTAGATTCTATTGGAAAGAAAATCAAAGTTGTTGCTGAAGTAGCACATGCATTGGGACTGAAAAATGTGGATGCCAGTCATTTACGGGCAGAGCAGGTGATTGATAAATATGATTTTGTGGTTTCCAGAGCAGTAACCCGGTTGATTGATTTTTATCCATGGGTACGTGGTAAATTTAACAAGGAATCAAAAAATGCGATTCAGAACGGAATTTTGTACCTGAAAGGTGGCGATCTGGCTGAAGAAATTGAGGAATCGAACCTAAAAGCAGAGTTACATCCGCTTTCGGCGTATTTTGAAGAGGAGTTTTTTGAGACTAAATATGTGGTTTATATACCACAGTAA
- a CDS encoding glycosyltransferase: MELTFLNGTFLVYLEYSLLGLLIFCFIVQLYFSLFVHLKLALIKIDDLPESAKKPLSVVICARNEAENLQRYLPAVLEQDYPDFEVVVVNDRSWDGTKEVLETFAKQYKHLKVVTVNEGSKFIAGKKFAVTMGIKATANDWLVFTDADCVPASPKWLHGMQQPEQEHTEILLGYSPYLKKRGLLNALIRFETFFTAVNYLSFAIKGMPYMGVGRNMAYKKSLFFNNKGFAAHMHIPSGDDDLFVNAHATERNTAICFHKDAQVWSEPNTSFGSYLRQKKRHFGAGKLYKPRHKFILSAQIIIQFLFYVILGLMMCFKSTLYPALGVLGLSIVIRSFIYPRILKRLNYGDLRWWFPVLDVLLFIFLVFNGILSIFVKKVQWK; the protein is encoded by the coding sequence GTGGAATTAACCTTTTTAAACGGTACTTTTTTAGTGTACCTTGAATATAGCCTGCTCGGTCTATTGATTTTTTGCTTTATTGTACAGCTGTATTTTAGCTTATTTGTGCATCTTAAACTGGCGCTCATAAAAATAGATGACTTGCCCGAAAGTGCTAAAAAGCCATTAAGTGTAGTGATTTGCGCCCGGAACGAGGCCGAAAACCTGCAAAGATATTTGCCTGCAGTACTAGAACAGGATTATCCTGATTTTGAGGTTGTGGTGGTCAACGACCGGTCCTGGGATGGAACGAAGGAGGTATTGGAGACATTTGCCAAACAATATAAGCACCTTAAGGTGGTTACGGTAAATGAAGGAAGTAAATTTATTGCCGGGAAAAAATTTGCTGTAACGATGGGGATAAAAGCCACGGCAAATGATTGGCTGGTATTTACCGATGCCGATTGTGTACCGGCTTCGCCGAAATGGTTACATGGCATGCAGCAGCCTGAGCAGGAGCATACCGAAATATTGCTGGGCTATTCTCCTTATCTTAAAAAAAGAGGTTTATTAAATGCGCTGATCCGTTTTGAAACTTTTTTTACGGCCGTAAATTATTTGTCATTTGCCATCAAAGGCATGCCTTATATGGGAGTAGGCCGGAATATGGCTTACAAAAAATCCTTGTTTTTTAACAATAAAGGGTTTGCTGCTCATATGCATATTCCATCGGGCGATGATGATCTTTTTGTAAATGCCCATGCAACGGAAAGGAATACAGCGATCTGTTTCCATAAAGATGCGCAGGTGTGGAGCGAGCCTAATACCAGTTTTGGGAGTTATTTACGACAAAAAAAACGTCATTTTGGTGCGGGAAAATTATATAAGCCCAGGCATAAATTTATTTTGTCGGCCCAAATCATTATACAATTCTTATTTTATGTTATATTAGGACTTATGATGTGCTTTAAATCAACACTTTATCCGGCTTTAGGGGTGTTGGGTTTAAGTATTGTCATCAGAAGTTTTATCTATCCGAGGATCCTGAAACGGTTGAACTATGGCGATTTGAGATGGTGGTTCCCGGTTTTAGATGTGCTATTATTCATTTTTTTAGTGTTTAATGGCATTCTCTCTATATTTGTTAAAAAAGTACAGTGGAAATGA
- the tgt gene encoding tRNA guanosine(34) transglycosylase Tgt, translated as MKFNLQAKDTHSKARAGTITTDHGDIQTPIFMPVGTAGTVKSVNQQQLKNDIDAKIILGNTYHLYLRPGLDVLERAGGLHQFIGWDRPILTDSGGYQVYSLSKVRKIKEEGVTFHSHIDGSKHLFTPEYAMDIQRTIGADIIMAFDECTPYPCDYKYAANSINMTHRWLKRCCARFDATEPKYGFSQTLFPIVQGSVYKDLRMKSAEFIASMNREGNAIGGLSVGEPAEEMYGMTEVVCNILPEEKPRYLMGVGTPINILENIALGVDMFDCVMPTRNARNGMLFTKNGIINISNKKWADDFSPIEADSDLIADQVYSKAYLRHLMHSKEMLGAQIATLHNLHFYLWLVKQAREKIISGEFYAWKNKMVTILGNKL; from the coding sequence ATGAAATTTAATTTACAAGCGAAAGATACACATTCGAAAGCAAGAGCGGGAACAATTACTACTGACCATGGCGATATACAAACACCTATTTTTATGCCTGTTGGTACCGCAGGAACGGTAAAATCAGTCAACCAGCAACAACTTAAAAATGATATCGACGCTAAAATCATCTTAGGAAATACCTATCATTTATACCTGCGACCAGGTCTCGATGTACTGGAACGTGCCGGAGGTTTACATCAGTTTATTGGCTGGGACAGACCAATTTTGACCGACAGCGGTGGTTATCAGGTCTATTCTTTAAGCAAAGTGCGCAAAATTAAAGAGGAAGGCGTAACTTTTCATTCACATATAGATGGCTCCAAACACCTCTTTACGCCAGAATATGCCATGGACATACAGCGTACCATAGGTGCCGACATCATCATGGCATTTGACGAATGTACGCCATACCCATGCGATTATAAGTATGCGGCAAACTCTATCAACATGACGCACCGCTGGTTAAAACGCTGCTGCGCACGTTTTGATGCCACCGAACCCAAATACGGCTTCAGCCAAACCCTGTTCCCTATTGTTCAGGGCTCTGTATATAAAGACCTCAGAATGAAATCTGCCGAATTTATCGCCTCCATGAACCGTGAAGGAAATGCCATTGGCGGACTTTCTGTAGGCGAACCTGCCGAAGAAATGTACGGTATGACCGAAGTCGTATGCAATATACTGCCGGAAGAAAAACCCCGTTACCTGATGGGTGTGGGTACACCTATCAACATCCTGGAAAACATTGCCTTAGGTGTAGATATGTTTGACTGCGTAATGCCAACCAGAAACGCCAGAAATGGTATGTTATTTACAAAAAATGGCATCATCAATATCAGCAACAAAAAATGGGCTGATGATTTCTCACCAATTGAGGCCGACAGTGATCTGATTGCCGACCAGGTTTATTCTAAAGCCTATTTAAGACACCTGATGCATTCAAAAGAAATGCTGGGCGCTCAAATAGCTACCTTACACAACCTGCATTTTTACCTTTGGCTGGTTAAACAAGCCAGAGAGAAAATCATAAGCGGCGAATTTTACGCCTGGAAAAACAAAATGGTTACTATCTTAGGTAATAAATTATAA
- a CDS encoding LptF/LptG family permease has protein sequence MNIIKDRIKILDWYIISKYLGTFLYTLTLFVVIIIIFDLSEKLDDFLSANLSFWQVISLYYAGSIPYYVNMLSPLINFIAVIFFTAKMADQTEIVPILSGGVSFNRFLVPYFISAFIIFAVNLASNLYILPYTNQLKNSFENTYVKKNDPSSKSNIHMKLDNHTYIFMDNFDNKTKTGTRFSLDNFKGDLLTKKLVADEIKWDSLKRSWKLINYSVRDINGLKETFTSGSSKTKDTVLDMRPDDFSAYDNVFENLTNKELSEKIRKEKIRGSGIWNDLLFEQYKRYLHPLSAFVLTLIGVALSSRKVRGGVGLPLGIGILLSFAYIVFNQFAKMFSIKGGMPPLLAVLAPTICFGLLGYYLLRKAPK, from the coding sequence ATGAACATTATCAAAGACAGGATCAAAATTCTCGACTGGTACATCATCAGCAAATACCTGGGGACCTTTTTATATACCCTGACGTTGTTTGTTGTCATCATCATTATTTTTGACTTATCTGAGAAACTGGATGACTTTTTAAGTGCCAATCTAAGCTTCTGGCAGGTGATATCCTTATATTATGCAGGGTCTATTCCTTATTATGTAAACATGTTATCCCCTTTGATCAATTTCATTGCGGTCATCTTTTTCACTGCAAAGATGGCCGATCAGACCGAAATTGTCCCTATTTTAAGTGGTGGAGTTAGCTTTAACCGCTTTTTAGTCCCCTATTTTATATCCGCATTTATCATATTTGCCGTCAATCTGGCATCCAATTTATACATCCTGCCCTATACCAATCAGCTTAAAAACAGCTTCGAAAATACCTATGTAAAGAAAAATGATCCGTCCAGCAAAAGTAATATCCACATGAAACTGGATAACCATACTTACATTTTCATGGACAATTTTGACAACAAAACTAAGACAGGCACCAGGTTCTCACTCGATAATTTTAAGGGTGATTTACTTACCAAAAAGCTGGTGGCAGACGAAATTAAATGGGACTCTTTGAAGCGTTCCTGGAAGCTGATCAACTACTCTGTAAGGGACATAAACGGACTGAAAGAAACCTTTACCAGCGGCTCATCCAAGACCAAAGACACGGTACTGGACATGCGTCCGGACGACTTTTCGGCCTATGATAATGTGTTCGAAAACCTCACAAACAAGGAGCTTTCCGAGAAGATCAGAAAAGAAAAAATACGTGGATCGGGCATCTGGAACGACCTTTTATTTGAACAATATAAGCGCTATTTACACCCTTTATCGGCATTCGTTTTGACCCTTATCGGGGTCGCACTTTCGTCCAGAAAGGTGCGCGGCGGCGTTGGATTGCCATTGGGAATAGGCATTTTATTAAGCTTTGCCTATATTGTTTTTAACCAATTCGCAAAAATGTTTTCCATAAAAGGAGGCATGCCACCGCTGCTGGCAGTGCTTGCACCCACCATTTGCTTCGGTTTACTGGGGTACTACCTGCTTAGAAAAGCACCAAAATAA
- a CDS encoding DMT family transporter produces MKNKVPNSNKNLLILHFTVFIWGFTGILGALISIDAVQMVWYRVLIATLTLFIYFKLSKTSLKITKKQFYQFFFTGSIVALHWILFFHAIKVSTVSVTLVCLSSFTLFTAILEPLIKKQRVQIADIIIGMVIILGIYLIFKFESRYTAGIIFGLSAALASSLFGTINSVLVQKSDALVISFYEIAGAFIWITLYRLADHSLLTERFNLSATDWLYLGLLGTICTALAYVAGVAVMRTISAFRVALITNLEPVYGILLAFIFFGSKESMSVGFYLGAVIILAAVFLYPIYKKHKNTY; encoded by the coding sequence ATGAAAAACAAAGTCCCAAACTCCAATAAAAACCTGCTGATTCTTCATTTCACAGTATTTATATGGGGGTTTACGGGCATCCTGGGCGCATTAATCTCTATCGATGCCGTACAAATGGTATGGTATAGGGTTTTAATTGCCACCCTAACCCTTTTTATCTACTTTAAACTGAGCAAAACCAGCCTTAAAATAACAAAAAAGCAGTTTTATCAGTTCTTTTTTACAGGCAGTATTGTAGCCTTGCACTGGATCCTTTTCTTCCATGCCATTAAAGTTTCAACGGTTTCTGTTACGCTCGTTTGCCTGTCTTCCTTTACGCTTTTTACCGCCATATTGGAACCGCTGATCAAAAAACAACGCGTCCAGATTGCCGATATCATCATTGGAATGGTCATCATTTTGGGCATTTATCTCATCTTTAAATTCGAATCCAGGTATACCGCAGGCATCATTTTCGGCCTGTCGGCAGCACTCGCTTCCAGTCTTTTTGGCACCATAAATTCTGTGCTGGTACAAAAAAGTGACGCCCTTGTGATCAGTTTTTATGAGATTGCAGGTGCCTTTATATGGATCACTTTATACCGTTTGGCCGATCATTCTTTGCTTACAGAACGCTTCAATCTGAGCGCAACCGACTGGCTTTATCTTGGCCTTTTGGGAACAATTTGTACCGCACTTGCCTACGTTGCCGGAGTAGCTGTGATGCGTACCATCTCGGCTTTCAGGGTGGCACTCATCACCAATCTTGAGCCCGTATACGGCATCCTTCTGGCCTTCATTTTCTTCGGATCAAAGGAGAGCATGTCGGTCGGATTTTACCTTGGAGCAGTCATTATTCTGGCTGCTGTATTCCTATATCCGATCTACAAAAAACACAAAAATACCTACTAA
- a CDS encoding DUF1049 domain-containing protein — translation MRTKTIFIIIFTVLITVFLMINTDAVEFDFIFVKMNISKLLVVGVCTFIGFILGYWAGRPKTTVSTYDREIDGHDSNKSNLSDEDRDYIR, via the coding sequence ATGCGCACCAAAACCATCTTCATCATCATTTTTACTGTACTGATCACCGTGTTTCTAATGATCAATACCGATGCTGTGGAATTTGATTTCATTTTCGTCAAAATGAACATCTCCAAACTCCTGGTAGTTGGTGTATGTACTTTTATAGGATTTATATTGGGCTATTGGGCCGGACGTCCTAAAACAACCGTAAGCACATACGACCGGGAAATAGATGGCCACGACAGCAACAAAAGCAACCTGAGCGACGAAGACCGCGATTACATCAGATAA
- a CDS encoding PLP-dependent aspartate aminotransferase family protein, whose product MQEENFETLAIRLQADRTQFKEHSVPLYLTSSYKFDDAEDMRALFANEKEGNVYSRYANPNTTELIDKMSRLEGSETGWVTASGMAAIFTTFATFLKSGDHVLSSRSVFGSTHQLLNNVFSKWGITYTYADLDKPEQWEQGIQPNTKMIFVETPSNPGIDIIDLEWLAKLAKQHNLLLVVDNCFATPYLQQPIKLGADISIHSATKFIDGQGRTLGGVILGSEKLIKEIEGFARHSGPAMSPFNAWLLSKSLETLAVRMDRHCENALKVAEFLESHARIKKVMYPFLSSHPQYEIAKKQMKQGGGIVTLVIDGGVAAASDFMNKLKMFSISANLGDTRSIATHPATSTHSKLTEEERLEVGIEQGTVRLSIGLEHIDDILGDIKQALA is encoded by the coding sequence ATGCAAGAAGAGAATTTTGAAACCCTGGCTATACGTTTGCAAGCCGACAGAACACAGTTTAAAGAACATTCAGTACCATTGTACCTGACCTCAAGTTATAAATTTGATGATGCAGAGGATATGCGTGCGCTTTTTGCCAATGAAAAGGAAGGTAATGTTTACAGCCGTTATGCCAATCCAAATACGACCGAACTGATTGATAAAATGTCCAGATTGGAGGGCTCGGAAACGGGTTGGGTTACAGCGTCGGGGATGGCGGCAATATTTACCACCTTTGCAACTTTTTTAAAATCGGGCGATCATGTATTGTCTAGCCGCTCTGTTTTTGGGTCTACCCACCAGCTGCTGAATAATGTATTTTCGAAATGGGGAATTACTTATACCTATGCCGACCTGGATAAGCCGGAGCAATGGGAGCAGGGGATTCAGCCCAACACAAAAATGATTTTTGTGGAGACGCCTTCTAATCCGGGGATCGATATCATTGACCTGGAATGGTTGGCAAAACTGGCCAAACAACACAATCTTTTGCTGGTGGTAGACAATTGTTTTGCCACACCTTATTTGCAGCAGCCCATAAAATTGGGCGCTGATATCTCTATTCATTCGGCCACTAAATTTATCGATGGACAGGGACGTACCTTAGGTGGGGTTATTCTGGGTTCTGAAAAATTGATTAAAGAAATTGAAGGTTTTGCCAGACATAGCGGCCCTGCAATGTCGCCATTTAATGCCTGGTTGTTGTCCAAAAGTTTGGAAACCCTGGCAGTGCGTATGGACAGGCATTGTGAGAATGCGTTGAAAGTTGCTGAATTTTTAGAAAGTCATGCCCGTATTAAAAAAGTGATGTATCCTTTTTTATCGTCTCATCCACAATATGAAATTGCTAAAAAACAAATGAAGCAGGGTGGAGGGATTGTGACCTTGGTAATTGATGGTGGAGTGGCTGCTGCAAGCGACTTTATGAACAAGCTGAAAATGTTCTCTATTTCTGCCAATCTGGGGGATACCCGTTCTATTGCTACGCATCCGGCTACGAGTACGCATTCAAAACTGACCGAAGAGGAGCGCCTCGAGGTAGGGATAGAGCAAGGGACTGTTCGCTTGTCTATCGGTTTAGAGCATATTGACGATATTCTTGGTGACATTAAACAAGCTTTAGCATAG